In Eriocheir sinensis breed Jianghai 21 chromosome 43, ASM2467909v1, whole genome shotgun sequence, the sequence ttttctatctgaaatatcaatatagtatcgttttcgcctatcggacttatcgctagctagtatcggaattgtggatttatatcggtatcggttatcggttattgccaatatttgtgtctccagttaacgactatcggttatcaccgataatgtttttcattatcagttatcggttatcaggaataaggttttctgttatcgtgcctagctatgggtgagtgggtgggtgagtgagtgtatgtGTAGAATATTATTACAGCTAAGACCTCTAAGTTGGGCAATAGGCTATATTATATGCTTTTTACCACAAAGTTGATAACCACTTGCTATCTGGGTGAGCCATAAACATAACTTTCAAAACTAGTAGACGAGTTCTATGATCATTCTCATAATGTGCATCTTTCTGAAAGCAAATAGGAGTACATTCACACAGTCAATCCCTAAGATGACTACCAAACACTTGGGAAGTTGGACAGCCAAAATATAGTTAATCTAGTTGATAGTGATCTCTCCACAAGTGGATTTACATTAGCAACATTTACCAATACTGTGTCCTGTACAGTGACTGATCCAGTGTAAATACAGGAGAGGCATGCAGCAGGGTGCCCCAAAACAATCCCTAAAAACTAGAACTGGCTTTGCAAAGGACATTACACAACACAAAACTACCTACATGCAATGCAGTTGATCAACCAATATCTATCTAGTATATCTATGATCATCAGTACTTCCAACATAATCTTTGAGGGGGTGGACTATGCAGAAAACTTCAATACTTCAGATGTGTGCCCTACTTCAAAATATTATAAAGAACATAGCATTAGCACTGTAAAATAAATCTTACTTAAAATATGAAAAGGTTATGATGAAAGTAAAAAATTAAAGAGACAAGGTCACATAACATTCTCCTTTTGGCAGACTTGGTGACTGACACTGGAAACTTCCTGACACAAGTGAATGTCCGCTCCAGCCTTGGGTGTCCCACGCCAGAGGAGGTGTGCTGCATTAACATAGACCCCAATTTGCAGCCCAAGACTCCACCCTTCAGTCCCTCTTGTGGCAAGAGGAACATTAAAGGAGTTGTCACCAACTTTGTTGGGTTTCAGGTGGCTTTCCAGTAGTTTGGTTATGCATGCCAACAACTTATTTCAGAAGAGATTATATTTTTTGAGTGATGTATATGTGGActctaaaaaaaatatctatcaaAGTTAAAATTCTCACAGGAGCTCCAGTCTCAGTTTGGAGAGTTCCCTTGGATGGCAGCCGTAATGACAGTTGAGAAGTTTGGCGCCATCAATGCACCTTTATACATCTGTGGTGGGTCACTCATTCACAGCCAGGTGGTGCTCACAGCAGCCCATTATGTACATGAGTAAGTAGCTACATTAGGACAAGCCTGTTAATAGCTTAGCAGCATTGATAAAGTAATGATATGTGTAACTTTTCATACTCCCTTCCATGAACTTAGAATTCTTATGGCTGCTTGCCTTGcagtgttctttttcttatttaaccTTTCATTATCCTTTATATGCAGACATCCACCTATGTCTGATTATTAAAATTCTTGTGCCACTAATATCCTGAGATCAAAATAAACCTCCACTTTCTTTAATACATAAATATTAAAAACAAGATCAATATGCTTCTTGTTACAGAAAGAGAACAGCTCGTGAAGTGGCAGTAAGACTTGGCGAGTGGAACTTCAAGGAGCAGTCTGAATCAGTACCACACCAAGATTACCTGGTTAAAGAGATACTCGTGCACCCAAACTATGTGCCATCACTCCTGGCCTATGATGTGGCCCTTCTCATCCTGGACCAGCCAGCAAAGCTAGGCCACACTGTTGACACTATCTGTCTTCCACCCCCATTCTATGATTTCAAAGACCACTTGTGTGTTGTTTCTGGATGGGGTAAAGATATGTTCAGTGAAACTGGTAAATTCCAACAAGTAAGTTCCAAGTCAGCTGTTCATAATTCACAACTAGAATGACTTGGAAACACATCTCTTTGCTCATCATATTGAAAATTTCTAATGGCAACTGTTAACCTACAGATCCTGAAATCAATTGATCTGCCAGCGGTGAGCCGTGCCTCCTGCGAGTTGGCTATGCGGGGGACACGTCTGGGCCCAGGCTTCCACCTCCATGAAAGCTTTATGTGTGCTGGTGGAGAGAAAGGCAAGGATGCCTGTGAGGGTGATGGCGGCTCCCCATTGGCCTGCCATAAGCCCGGTGACCCCAATAAATATTACCAGGTGAGCCAATTCCCTGTTCATAATGCACATCATATATGTATAATCATGAACAGACAAAATAATCCATGATAGCTACCACTTTTGATTGGCTGCATCATATACATGTGCATCCACACATGCAGAAACTTACAAAGTTATGCATACACTGTGCCTGGTATGCGTACTTATAAATTGCAGTTATAGAAGGATTAAGTGGCAAGACACCCACTACAATGGTTGTAAGATACTCCTTGTAGGGTATATAGTGGGTTTGAAGGACTGCAGAAGGCTTTTCTAAATGCATTTACACATTCTCTCCTGCAGTTTCCTCAATGTTTCAATAAGATGAAAGAGTAGTTCAGTATGGATAACTtctaaagataaatatatatgcTCCTTATTCATATATTACAAGCATGTCTCATATATACATGTCTGAAATTTCTTATTAAGACAATTAATATAACCCCCAGACACCAGTTCATGTCTGAGGATGTGTGGCTGACAGGTGCTCTTCATATCAGTGCACATTTTTATATTTCATGAATACGTTTAAACTGAAAAGCAGCCCAAACCCACATTGGTGTGGTGGGCTCTCATGTGCCCGAGAATGATGGGAGAGAGTTGGGGTGAGCAAAATGGGGGAATGTTAGGCTAAATCAggattagagaaactgcaataacacagtgaaaatatcccgtaatgaacaccactgagtgccggggatcaaACCCGAGCCTTCTGAGTAGATGTCAGGGTCAGTCTGAGTTACAACTCAGAAGGCTCGGGTTCAATCACCAGCACTCAGTGGTGTTTATTACGGGCTAAATCAGGATGCCTGAGGTATATGGATAGAGTAGTGTGAGGGAGAGGTGCCTGGAGGGGCAAAGTACACTTGAACTGCCTGCAAGCAGGCCATTCATACACTGAAACACACCAGCCAGTTGGCATAGTGTCAGCACAATAgaaaatgcaaatttaaaaaataAGCCTAGTAATGGGAAGAGGATAGGGCGCAGGGAGCTTAGCGCCAGGAGTTTAAAGGAGCAGTGACCTTAACTGCTCTCAGAATGGATCTTGCCAATGACCCAAAAATGTGAATAAATAACTCATTCACTTT encodes:
- the LOC127010437 gene encoding phenoloxidase-activating factor 2-like, yielding MSMSTLGWRLMLLVVAAKALTNPTPNAHERRKRQVDTSDVTDAELLCGLLSSLNGAPCKDNAPSGPNSPVEANCKCAPVWQCKDDRGPTDLVTDTGNFLTQVNVRSSLGCPTPEEVCCINIDPNLQPKTPPFSPSCGKRNIKGVVTNFVGFQELQSQFGEFPWMAAVMTVEKFGAINAPLYICGGSLIHSQVVLTAAHYVHEKRTAREVAVRLGEWNFKEQSESVPHQDYLVKEILVHPNYVPSLLAYDVALLILDQPAKLGHTVDTICLPPPFYDFKDHLCVVSGWGKDMFSETGKFQQILKSIDLPAVSRASCELAMRGTRLGPGFHLHESFMCAGGEKGKDACEGDGGSPLACHKPGDPNKYYQAGVVSWGIGCGQEGVPGVYADVSKAVPWIEKVIAEKF